GCCGCGAAAATCCGCCAGGAAATGTCTCGGTGGGATGTCGAGAACCCGCGCGCCCGGCTCCGTCCCCGGAGTGAACACGGCGACAATGGGCCGTACCGCATTGAGGAGAACATGATGGCCAAGTACCTGCTGCTCAAGCACTACCGGGGCGCGCCGGCGGCGGTCAACGACGTGCCGATGGACCAGTGGACGCCGGAGGAGGTTTCGGCCCACGTGCAGTACATGCAGGACTTCGCCGCTCGGCTCGAGGGCACCGGCGAGTTCGTCGACGGGCAGGCGCTCTCCCCGGAGGGCACGTTCGTCCGCTACGACGGCGAGGGGCGGCCGCCGGTCACCGACGGCCCGTTCGCCGAGACCAAGGACCTGATCGCCGGCTGGATGGTGATCGACGTCGACACCTACGAACGGGCGGTG
This sequence is a window from Micromonospora sp. NBRC 110009. Protein-coding genes within it:
- a CDS encoding YciI family protein, with product MAKYLLLKHYRGAPAAVNDVPMDQWTPEEVSAHVQYMQDFAARLEGTGEFVDGQALSPEGTFVRYDGEGRPPVTDGPFAETKDLIAGWMVIDVDTYERAVELAGELSAAPGAGGKPIHEWLEVRPFLAAHATTTE